In the genome of Oryzias melastigma strain HK-1 linkage group LG4, ASM292280v2, whole genome shotgun sequence, the window GCCAGGCGTCCCTTCCTGTTACCCAGACTGGACAGCTGGGCGGGTTCTCTGCTGAGGAACCTCACGACGTCTGGCAGCTGGAAACCTCGCTTACTGGCTGAACCCCAAAACAGAGGCAGGCCTACCAAACCAGACATTTCAGAtgtcaacatttaaaacaagGTTTCTGTATTACTATGAACTTTACAttttagccctttaacacctgtGACGCTAAACACACAATccttaacatactgtaacttttcaactagtaacacaataattccagtagattctgaaggagaaaagcggcactttgagccgcttttctccttcagaatctactggaattattgtgttaatgattaaaaaaatactgtaaatcaaACACCATATACACAGGAGCTCCAGTATTTAAGGGTTAAAGTGAATAACTGAGGTGATCCTGGTGTCAGACTTTGACCACTCTCACCATCTGAGGccaaacagtaaaatattgctGCTGTTAACACACCGTGACCCACGCCGAGATAAATGACTGTGGAAAAGGTTAAGGGACGtaacacaaatgcaaaaaaagaatgaGAAGTAAAAGTGGAAATATATGATCAACATTTCATACTCCAAAATGTGCAAGTTTATCAGACAGCAGTGGAGCTGAACTTCAAAGACATTCCAGTTTAACTTCTGATCCAACAGTACCGAACTGTAAAGATGAGATCCCTCCCCAGGCCTGCATGAAGTCCCCACAGTCCAGCTTCTTTAGATCGGGTGTGCAGGGGGAGTGATCAGAAACCACCATGTCAATCAGCCCTCGCTTCAATGCGGACCATAGCTGCTCCTGCAGGGCAGGAAACAAAGCCCTCAGAGACTGAACGTGGCAGCAGACATGTGTGTTCCTCCTGCAGGTTAAAACAGTCTGTCTGACCTGGTTAGCAGAGCTTCTAATTGGGGGGCAGCACTTGAACTGTGTGGCCCCTGCAGGTATGCTCTCTGCACACAGGTTGAGGTAATGATGAGTGGTCTCTACGGTCAGAGGAGCTCCAGCCTGTCGAGCCTCCTCGATGAGCTTCAGCGGCTCTGCGGAGGACAAGTGGACGATGTGGCATCGAACTctgtggagcagaaaaaaaaacaacgttcAAGCGGTAAGCAAGGACAAATCTTCCATTGATAAATTACTTATGATTGTATGTGGGCTGATGTTCTCACCTGTACTGCAGACACAGGTGTGTCACCATACGGATAGCCTCCACCTCCATGATGTCAGGCCTGGACTGCAAAAAGGTGGAGTACCTGCAGGAATCTAGGACAAGATCAGGAGgaaataatatgaaataaatgtttttaaagtccccctatgaggattttttttaatttaaaaaacataaaaaaaaaaaaaaaaaaaaaaaaaaactcgggccttgactttgacacatttgcacTAGAGTAAATCTTCAcctctgctacataaaaacctccatcaatctgggtaatgtccagctgtatggttctgatccggatgtcagctggacgaggaagtgaagatcttcatggacagaacttcctccaaaatcctgattctttctccttccagttcaccaaagactcttttagctaattctccaatgtttattgactgtgatcaatacattcaatcattggtttctcagagttcttgataaaataatcaaagctaacatcaaaatgctctttcattgatttacaatcctttccaactgcggtcaaatgagccgccgttcacatttccgtggtcacatcaagaagctccgtggagtctggtggagattttccagcgttctcagtcctgctaccgtaagtattggatgaaactcacaccaaaaatccagtgatgctgatttgaccacagaaatgtgaacggcggctcatttgactgcagtcaatgtgaagataccatcttctcttctccagaacctgaactagacactaggaacagatgagggtttagtgcatgtgcagcagagctgttgatggaaagaagatcattcattcaaacagagtctgtccaagacagtttggttgatttaaaaggagaaatactcggaaatgcaaaaacaaaatgatttcttattacatttgtgctctttcagaagaaaaatgagacacagacatgataaaaactgagaaaacagtattttcatcTGAAGGGGACTTTAAAAAGAAGTTGTCACATCTGGTTTAAACTACTATTAAGCAGCAGGACTGTGAATAACTGATCAGGAATCTAATTCCTTCCTGGAAGAACTTCCTACAGCTCTAACTCCCCAAAAGTGAAATCAGAAGCtacaaatgcaacaaaaagcTTTAGTGAGATGATACCTGCGGTCTCCTCAGGTTTCTCATGAACGTCCTTCTCTGCATGAAACTGCAGGATTAAAGACAGACTGTGCATCAGTCACCTGGATTTGGCTGAAAGTGCAGAAGCGTGTCTGGAGTTACCAGCAGGACGCCCCCGGTGCCCTGCAGCTGCTTCATCGCCGTGTGCAGATCGCTGTCAGCCACATGAGGGAACTCGTCAACTCCGCTGTGGATGAGGAAGCACTTGAAGCCAACCACTCCCGCTTGGATCATGGGCCGAAGTTCAAGCTGTAAGGAGACACTGATGTAAGTCACATTCAACCTTAATATGATTTTTCCTTTTCACTACATTTCTCCTCAGTACTTGATTTCCAGGGATCACACCACCCCAGAAGGCAGTGTCCACAAAACACTTCCCTGTCGCTtccttcagcttctcctggaggtttTTGAGCGTTGTGGTTGGAGGAATACTGTTTCTGTGGAAGATtggacacaaataaataaaaacctttgcTGATTTTCAAAAGCATGACTTGAAATAGCCATCAAAGCTATGATAAGACTTGATGTTGTCTAATTCTAATGTAAATACACATTCTTGCACAGAGGAAGCAAAGAATAGCTAAAAGTTatgctggttttttttttaatactttaatgcTTGATATAGAAGCAGCTCAGGTCCTAATGAGCACCTAAGAAGTGTTTTGTAAATTTAAGGATTGTTAATAAAGGTTCATGACAACATTGAGTTCCCTTTCTCGATTTTAGTTGATTAAAAATCACTTTGCTAATCTAGTAAACATCTATTGACTCTTTTAAACCTTCAGTTATGTAACTTTTTACTCAATCTTAGATTTTGAGGTTTAACAACATGTCTGCAGGCCTCAAAGTTGTTCTTTTCAGTTCAGTCCTCGTTCTTGACCACCCTCAGGGATTTGAAGGCCTATGCTgaccacatttcagtgagtCATCGTGTCTCGTTGTTCctccaaaatccaaacacatcttaggtagcgggctgaacaggagaaacatttattgaacactctaaacctacatttttgaaactttaaaactgtaactttttaacctaattatgaactagatatatagcattacctgtgatgatgctagtgtgaatgctg includes:
- the zgc:103559 gene encoding zgc:103559, with translation MELGSLVGAVRSKRVLFADGVRPAVVVIKDGKIHQILSDGALEEVGCEVWDVGDSVLMPGIVDCHVHVNEPGRTSWEGFWTATRAAAAGGVTTIVDMPLNSIPPTTTLKNLQEKLKEATGKCFVDTAFWGGVIPGNQLELRPMIQAGVVGFKCFLIHSGVDEFPHVADSDLHTAMKQLQGTGGVLLFHAEKDVHEKPEETADSCRYSTFLQSRPDIMEVEAIRMVTHLCLQYRVRCHIVHLSSAEPLKLIEEARQAGAPLTVETTHHYLNLCAESIPAGATQFKCCPPIRSSANQEQLWSALKRGLIDMVVSDHSPCTPDLKKLDCGDFMQAWGGISSLQFGLPLFWGSASKRGFQLPDVVRFLSREPAQLSSLGNRKGRLACGFDADLVIWDPEREFEIKETNIHHRNKLTPYLGLTLRGLVRATVLGGRLVYKDGCFHPQPLGRLLLITEEDRKHKKTL